One genomic window of Arcobacter lacus includes the following:
- a CDS encoding GNAT family N-acyltransferase: MIDIQKEIEKKFPKIKEKENVLKKSLLKIAKKIVHEDSINQFLSQNSHLKGFDFVDAVLDYFDFDYTVSSNDLQNIPSTGKVIIIANHPLGGLDALCLLKLVGQIRKDVKILANDFLVGFEALHSLMIPLDNFKDRQSKESIKKIYEALKNEEAIIIFPAGEVSRATPKGVKDPAWNKGFLNFAKNSNSAILPIFLDAKNSKTFYTISLINKTFSTLLLSNEMFNKKSKNINIKIGQIIPSENITPKGLNKDFLVNLYKKHLYALKKGKKSFFETQSAIAHPVSKIDLYNELKKSPLLGQTNDGKKIYLYDYVEDSIVLKELGRLREISFRKVGEGVNKKRDIDKYDVYYQHIILYDKNELEIVGAYRIGKSDMIFKEFGTKGFYSNTLFQFNDEFMFYLQNSIELGRSFVQPKYWGTRALDYLWYGIGAYVKANPNIKYMFGPVSISGAFPAIAKDMLVFYYNYYYSSEKNLVEARTPFSYSSHIHDIKEFFTLEDKKRDFKSLKIALSNIGVNVPTLYKQYSELTLDDGVKFLDFNIDKNFGDCIDSFILVEIDKIKDSMKQRYM; encoded by the coding sequence ATGATTGATATACAAAAAGAGATAGAAAAAAAGTTTCCAAAAATAAAAGAGAAAGAAAATGTTCTTAAAAAATCGTTATTAAAAATAGCAAAAAAAATAGTTCATGAAGATTCTATAAATCAGTTTTTATCACAAAACTCTCATTTAAAAGGTTTTGATTTTGTAGATGCTGTTTTAGACTATTTTGATTTTGATTACACAGTTTCTAGTAATGATTTACAAAATATTCCATCAACAGGAAAAGTTATAATAATTGCAAATCATCCATTAGGTGGACTTGATGCTTTATGTTTATTAAAACTTGTTGGTCAAATAAGAAAAGATGTAAAGATTTTGGCAAATGACTTTTTAGTTGGATTTGAAGCTTTACACTCTCTTATGATTCCACTTGATAATTTCAAAGATAGACAATCAAAAGAGAGTATAAAAAAGATATATGAAGCTTTAAAAAATGAAGAAGCTATCATCATTTTTCCAGCAGGAGAAGTAAGTCGTGCAACACCAAAAGGTGTAAAAGATCCAGCTTGGAATAAAGGTTTTTTAAATTTTGCAAAAAATAGCAATTCTGCGATTTTACCAATATTTTTAGATGCAAAAAACTCTAAAACTTTTTATACTATTTCACTTATAAACAAAACTTTTTCAACACTTTTATTATCAAATGAGATGTTTAATAAAAAATCAAAAAATATAAATATAAAAATTGGACAAATAATCCCAAGTGAAAACATAACTCCAAAAGGTTTAAATAAAGATTTTTTAGTAAATTTATATAAAAAACATCTTTATGCACTAAAAAAAGGAAAAAAATCATTTTTTGAAACACAAAGTGCAATAGCACATCCAGTTAGCAAAATTGATTTATACAATGAACTAAAAAAGTCTCCACTTTTAGGACAAACAAATGATGGGAAAAAAATATATTTATATGATTATGTAGAAGATTCTATTGTATTAAAAGAGCTTGGAAGATTAAGAGAGATATCTTTTAGAAAAGTTGGAGAAGGTGTAAATAAAAAAAGAGATATTGATAAATACGATGTTTATTATCAACATATAATTTTATACGATAAAAATGAGTTGGAAATTGTAGGAGCTTATAGAATAGGAAAGTCTGATATGATATTTAAAGAGTTTGGAACGAAAGGGTTTTATTCTAATACTTTATTTCAATTTAATGATGAATTTATGTTCTATTTACAAAACTCTATTGAACTTGGACGAAGTTTTGTACAACCAAAATATTGGGGAACAAGAGCCTTAGATTATCTTTGGTATGGAATTGGAGCTTATGTAAAAGCAAATCCAAATATAAAATATATGTTTGGTCCAGTTTCAATTAGTGGTGCTTTTCCAGCAATTGCAAAAGATATGTTGGTTTTTTATTATAACTACTATTATTCAAGTGAAAAAAACTTGGTTGAAGCTAGAACTCCATTTTCTTATTCAAGTCATATCCATGATATAAAAGAGTTTTTTACTCTTGAAGATAAAAAACGAGATTTTAAATCTCTAAAAATTGCTTTATCAAATATTGGTGTAAATGTTCCAACTTTATACAAACAATATAGTGAACTAACACTTGATGATGGTGTAAAATTTTTAGATTTTAATATTGATAAAAATTTTGGTGACTGTATTGATAGTTTTATTTTAGTAGAAATTGATAAAATCAAAGATAGCATGAAACAAAGATATATGTGA
- a CDS encoding DEAD/DEAH box helicase: protein MMQTLEKRLEELYIQKTKIEEEIAFLTNQIKEKATSNQKKSFSKNEKIELFKSLFVARFDIYAKKWVSRDGSKQGFFPVTKTFQGEDYTPLTNYEIEEHLRGNLFLASYCINQKNMSKFVVFEIADEDKFKLQIALNSLNIKAYYELSSYNSLFVWVFFEEEISSKIAFNFALYLLKKANISAKTYPNKEFATKENLGNCIELPLHLKHRDKNRTVFIDMNTNKIYEDQWSVLANVSKVSKQTISNFADVPNSTNIQKDLKKIEFPLEKIEIILEDYIYIPTLNLSKSLISKLKSFATFENPQIKVLLSLRKPLFNTPKYIRSFEENENFLMLPRGLKETLIDFFNVNAVSYSFVDKRVLNKIQTKTVTFNLRPEQNEAIKEIKKSDYSICVAPPGFGKTLLGAKIFEIRACTTLIVVNKNMLLNQWIERFVDYFGYNKKDIGYLGKGFNKLNGQIDVATMQSLKNDPKIIENYSFVIVDECHHIPALTFEQIIKSFKGKYILGLSATPNRKDELQPILFQQLGEISYEYKKKKTHTNKLQIIRTQFVSNADNYATIINELCIDEDRNNLIVDIIKKNIDRKILLLTDRIEHINVLENLLQKENIDYISVHGSLNKKEQVENMNLVKTKSLILATTSYFGEGIDFPHLNTILFATPISYYGRLIQYLGRIGRGNQECLAIDFLDSKNAMLNSAYKKRLEGYKQMHYR from the coding sequence ATGATGCAAACTCTTGAAAAAAGATTAGAAGAACTATATATTCAAAAAACTAAAATTGAAGAAGAGATAGCTTTTCTAACAAATCAGATAAAAGAAAAAGCTACTTCAAATCAAAAAAAGAGTTTTTCTAAAAATGAAAAGATTGAACTTTTTAAATCATTATTTGTTGCAAGATTTGATATTTATGCAAAAAAATGGGTTAGTCGTGATGGTTCAAAACAAGGATTCTTTCCTGTAACAAAGACTTTTCAAGGGGAAGATTATACTCCTTTAACAAATTATGAAATAGAAGAGCATTTAAGAGGAAATCTTTTTTTAGCAAGTTATTGTATAAATCAAAAAAATATGTCTAAATTTGTAGTTTTCGAAATAGCTGATGAAGATAAATTTAAACTACAAATCGCTCTAAACTCTTTAAATATAAAAGCATATTATGAACTTAGCTCTTATAATTCACTTTTTGTTTGGGTATTTTTTGAAGAAGAAATCTCTTCAAAAATAGCTTTTAATTTTGCTTTATATCTTTTGAAAAAAGCAAATATTAGTGCAAAAACTTATCCAAATAAAGAGTTTGCTACAAAAGAAAATTTGGGAAATTGTATAGAACTGCCACTTCATTTAAAACATAGAGATAAAAATAGAACAGTTTTTATTGATATGAATACAAATAAAATTTATGAAGACCAATGGAGTGTTTTAGCAAATGTTTCAAAGGTTTCAAAACAAACAATTTCTAATTTTGCTGACGTTCCAAACTCAACAAATATACAAAAAGATTTAAAAAAGATTGAATTTCCACTTGAAAAAATCGAAATTATTTTAGAAGATTATATCTATATTCCAACTTTAAATTTATCAAAATCACTAATAAGTAAATTAAAATCATTTGCAACTTTTGAAAATCCTCAAATAAAAGTTTTATTAAGTTTGCGAAAACCACTTTTTAATACTCCAAAATATATTAGGTCTTTTGAAGAGAATGAAAATTTTTTGATGCTTCCAAGAGGATTAAAAGAGACTTTAATAGATTTTTTTAATGTTAATGCAGTTTCATACTCTTTTGTTGATAAAAGAGTTTTAAATAAAATCCAGACTAAAACAGTAACTTTTAACTTACGCCCAGAACAAAATGAAGCAATAAAAGAGATTAAAAAATCTGATTACTCTATTTGTGTTGCACCTCCTGGATTTGGAAAAACTCTGCTTGGAGCAAAAATATTTGAAATAAGAGCTTGTACAACATTAATCGTTGTAAATAAAAATATGCTTTTAAATCAGTGGATTGAAAGATTTGTGGATTATTTTGGATACAACAAAAAAGATATTGGATATTTAGGAAAAGGATTTAATAAATTAAATGGTCAAATTGATGTTGCAACTATGCAAAGTTTGAAAAATGACCCAAAAATTATAGAAAACTACTCTTTTGTAATAGTTGATGAGTGCCATCATATTCCTGCACTTACTTTTGAACAAATTATAAAAAGTTTTAAAGGTAAATACATTTTAGGACTTAGTGCAACTCCAAATAGAAAAGATGAACTTCAACCAATTTTATTTCAACAGTTAGGTGAAATATCTTATGAGTATAAAAAGAAAAAAACACATACAAATAAACTACAAATAATCAGAACGCAATTTGTAAGTAATGCAGATAACTATGCAACTATTATAAATGAACTTTGTATTGATGAAGATAGAAATAATTTAATAGTTGACATAATAAAGAAAAATATAGATAGAAAGATTTTACTTTTAACAGACAGAATAGAACATATAAATGTTTTAGAAAATTTGTTGCAAAAAGAGAATATTGATTATATAAGTGTTCATGGAAGTTTAAATAAAAAAGAGCAAGTTGAAAATATGAATTTAGTAAAAACTAAATCCCTTATTCTTGCAACAACTTCTTATTTTGGTGAGGGAATAGATTTTCCACACTTAAATACTATTCTTTTTGCAACACCAATCTCTTATTATGGAAGATTGATTCAATATTTAGGAAGAATTGGAAGAGGAAATCAAGAGTGTTTGGCAATTGATTTTCTTGATTCAAAAAATGCGATGTTAAACTCTGCTTACAAAAAAAGGCTTGAAGGTTACAAACAAATGCATTATAGATAA
- a CDS encoding folylpolyglutamate synthase/dihydrofolate synthase family protein: MKLDLKKVNLEEFLKYKTLYYDKIDFTIVRSSWNKLSTKIKLPFVIHIVGTNGKGSTGRFLAHYLHKKYFKVLHYSSPHILKFNERIWINGNDVSDENLEIAHKFLQELFEIELLEKLTYFEYTTLLAFYLSKDFDYLVLEAGLGGEFDATNVVENNLSLITTIGLDHQSFLGNTVEEIASTKMRSADNKMLIGYQVFPEVLETAYKVKEQIKEQRNKDIKIIEVKEFDKYELNPKFATFLKRNLHLVIACLNELKIELDLKLFDDTPLFGRCQKVLKNVTVDVGHNPLAALVLANEFKNKKVNLIYNSYKDKDYETVLKILKPIIKTITIIELEDKRIVEKEELEKLIKQLELANNKTIKIEKNEEYLVFGSFLVVEKFLTLIGYDANS, encoded by the coding sequence ATGAAACTTGATTTAAAAAAAGTAAATTTAGAAGAGTTTTTAAAATATAAAACTCTTTATTATGACAAGATAGATTTTACGATAGTAAGGTCTTCTTGGAATAAACTTTCAACGAAAATAAAACTTCCTTTTGTAATTCATATTGTTGGAACAAATGGAAAAGGAAGTACTGGACGATTTTTAGCTCATTATTTACACAAAAAATATTTCAAAGTTTTACACTATAGTTCTCCTCATATTTTAAAATTCAATGAAAGAATTTGGATAAATGGAAATGATGTTAGTGATGAAAATTTGGAAATTGCTCACAAATTTTTACAAGAGTTATTTGAAATAGAACTTTTAGAAAAATTAACATATTTTGAATATACAACACTATTGGCTTTTTATTTATCAAAAGATTTTGATTATTTAGTTTTAGAAGCTGGACTTGGTGGAGAATTTGATGCTACAAATGTTGTAGAAAATAATCTTTCACTAATTACAACTATTGGACTTGACCATCAAAGCTTTTTAGGGAATACAGTTGAAGAAATAGCCTCAACTAAAATGCGTTCAGCTGATAACAAAATGCTTATTGGTTATCAAGTTTTTCCTGAAGTTTTAGAAACAGCATATAAAGTAAAAGAGCAAATAAAAGAACAAAGAAACAAAGATATAAAAATCATTGAAGTTAAAGAGTTTGATAAATATGAATTAAATCCTAAATTTGCAACTTTTCTAAAAAGAAATCTGCATTTAGTAATCGCTTGTTTAAATGAATTGAAAATTGAACTTGATTTAAAACTTTTTGATGATACACCACTTTTTGGAAGATGCCAAAAAGTTTTAAAAAATGTAACTGTTGATGTTGGACATAATCCACTTGCTGCATTAGTTTTAGCAAATGAGTTTAAAAATAAAAAAGTAAATCTTATTTATAACTCTTACAAAGATAAAGATTATGAAACTGTTTTAAAAATATTAAAACCTATAATTAAAACAATTACAATAATAGAACTTGAAGATAAAAGAATAGTAGAAAAAGAAGAGTTAGAAAAACTAATAAAACAATTAGAATTAGCAAATAATAAGACAATAAAAATAGAAAAAAATGAAGAGTATTTAGTATTTGGTTCATTTTTAGTTGTTGAAAAATTTTTAACTTTGATTGGTTATGATGCAAACTCTTGA
- the lptE gene encoding LPS assembly lipoprotein LptE, producing MFHTKKVLLTIFSVSLAFLFVACGYKPSTYYAKKEMAGNVYVKLDVSLEDPKNSVLVKDAVTKILIQKLDSNMVNNENDADVIMNLGINSVRMSALQYDAKGYNKLYKAEVFIKVDYYRKENGIKKSFTVDGEYDFAVDIGGTITDANRYDAITKASDQAVSEIVSRIAVQSFK from the coding sequence ATGTTTCATACAAAAAAAGTTTTATTAACTATTTTTTCTGTAAGTTTGGCTTTCTTATTTGTCGCTTGTGGATATAAACCATCAACTTATTATGCAAAAAAAGAGATGGCTGGAAATGTTTATGTAAAACTTGATGTTAGTTTAGAAGATCCTAAAAACTCTGTTTTAGTGAAAGATGCTGTTACAAAAATTTTGATTCAAAAACTTGATTCAAATATGGTAAATAATGAAAATGATGCTGATGTAATTATGAATTTGGGAATAAATTCTGTTAGAATGAGTGCATTACAGTATGATGCTAAAGGGTATAATAAACTATATAAAGCAGAAGTTTTCATAAAAGTTGATTATTATAGAAAAGAAAATGGAATAAAAAAATCATTTACAGTTGACGGAGAATATGACTTTGCTGTTGACATAGGTGGAACAATCACTGATGCAAATAGATATGATGCTATTACTAAAGCTTCTGACCAAGCTGTAAGTGAAATCGTATCAAGAATTGCAGTACAATCTTTTAAATAG